The Vicia villosa cultivar HV-30 ecotype Madison, WI linkage group LG1, Vvil1.0, whole genome shotgun sequence genome includes a region encoding these proteins:
- the LOC131611044 gene encoding replication protein A 70 kDa DNA-binding subunit D-like: MSTKVVTAVPPKITAVSAIVPGKFEFRLRVRVIHYWTLPERYNSTDIGSLHMILLDDKCGKIQATVRKNLIPTFKEQIEVGSSYVFENLMVGSNHPSYKATTHKYKLNFMQSTKVFKVNAPDIPQYHFDFIPFSEILSATKEDRLLDIIGHVVETNVVNEVEKNGKKSKVMDLTIEDLESNKIHCTLWEDFAEMMQKFMDNHKSSDPIIMILQLCKLKKFFGAMGVSNAYYGTKMMLNADLIDTANYISKMNGTEIEITQGVSQMSGPTIVPLADDLLQTQKMTIENLIESTEKCVGTVLARTCELETDLGWYYQACTKCASKVTTRTGVIYCDKCQQPRTAIPRFKVNVQVIDNSGSTTFTLFDRVVSQALGRNVQDLLDNMNHDLAYPPELDVFVDKRMLFKVEVTDANLFRNWRNYTVKKLTEDGEMINQFLTLHGINLNDVGIDAECVQIGGEVADNNVMEAIEGGDSNKEELTTADSGNTPTSKILGKRLSDSPESIAVNDINGGASSVVKDSKCVKLEKSD; this comes from the exons ATGTCTACAAAAG TTGTAACTGCCGTACCACCCAAGATCACTGCAGTTTCTGCAATTGTTCCTGGCAAGTTTGAGTTTCGTCTAAGGGTTCGTGTGATTCACTATTGGACACTTCCTGAACGCTACAACTCTACAGATATAGGAAGTTTGCATATGATCTTGCTAGATGATAAG tgCGGCAAAATTCAGGCCACCGTTAGAAAGAATTTGATTCCTACATTTAAGGAGCAGATTGAAGTAGGTTCCTCATACGTGTTTGAAAATCTTATGGTGGGTAGCAACCACCCTTCCTACAAAGCTACGACACATAAGTACAAACTGAATTTCATGCAATCAACTAAAGTATTCAAAGTTAATGCTCCTGATATACCTCAATATCATTTTGATTTCATACCTTTCTCTGAAATTTTGAGTGCTACTAAAGAAGACAGGTTACTTG ATATTATTGGCCATGTTGTGGAAACAAATGTCGTCAATGAAGTtgagaaaaatggaaaaaagagTAAGGTTATGGATCTGACTATTGAAGATTTAGA GAGCAACAAAATTCATTGCACATTGTGGGAGGATTTTGCAGAAATGATGCAGAAATTTATGGACAACCATAAATCTTCTGATCCAATAATCATGATACTTCAATTATGCAAACTGAAAAAGTTTTTTG GTGCTATGGGAGTCTCTAATGCTTACTATGGAACTAAAATGATGTTGAATGCGGATTTGATAGACACTGCTAATTATATATCTAA GATGAATGGTACTGAGATAGAAATCACACAAGGAGTGAGTCAAATGTCTGGTCCAACAATTGTCCCTCTAGCAGATGACTTGCTCCAGACACAAAAAATGACAATTGAGAACTTGATAGAATCCACTGag AAATGTGTTGGTACTGTTCTAGCAAGAACATGTGAACTTGAGACAGATCTTGGATGGTATTATCAAGCTTGCACAAAGTGTGCATCAAAGGTTACTACTAGAACTGGGGTTATTTACTGTGATAAATGCCAGCAACCAAGGACCGCTATTCCTAG GTTCAAGGTTAATGTTCAAGTAATTGATAATTCTGGATCAACAACTTTTACTCTCTTTGATAGGGTGGTTTCTCAAGCTTTGGGAAGAAATGTACAAGATCTGTTGGATAACATGAATCAT GATTTAGCTTATCCACCGGAGCTTGATGTATTTGTGGACAAACGAATGTTGTTTAAGGTAGAAGTTACTGATGCCAATTTGTTTCGTAATTGGCGCAATTATACTGTGAAGAAGTTGACTGAAGACGGGGAGATGATCAATCAGTTTTTAACATTGCATGGGATAAAT TTGAATGATGTGGGTATAGATGCTGAATGTGTTCAGATAGGAGGTGAAGTTGCTGATAATAATGTTATG GAGGCAATTGAAGGTGGTGATTCAAACAAAGAGGAATTGACTACTGCAGATTCTGGAAATACACCTACAAGCAAGATATTGGGGAAGAGGTTGTCTGATAGTCCTGAATCAATTGCTGTGAATGATATCAACGGTGGTGCTTCATCGGTTGTTAAAGATTCTAAATGTGTAAAGCTTGAAAAATCTGATTGA
- the LOC131610966 gene encoding uncharacterized protein LOC131610966, with translation MAEGTGRHDSSKRIRTHINIFCNQGNNNNIGTTNRIPFCNITNVGSSSYELHSSTKRFAPTPSSLTAGKYTIYNGTLTNHSRDAQGASYVRDLSSIEPRHISFQDIDITLDDEHEANKVICTNNAENSDIPSNQGIPFQIENINEFVEELHDTAQSANEYLEYFNIGQPNWICGDCGAMMWYEERVDKQKKPENPKFSLCCSQGSIEIAPYTRLPEPLYDLYHTHDRRSKFFLENIRSFNSMFAFTSMGGKINTSLNDGNAPPMFVMNGENYHQIGSLLPLPGKSPKFAQLYIHDTDNEIANRMAVVRMEGDDLAFKSLIVRDIREALDNCDNPYVQTYKTIRDTIATQDSPSVKLRILGKRGRDGRRYNLPSASEVAALVVGDFDAADFDRDVVVETQSGLLHRISTFEPAYWPLQYPLLFPRGEDGYRRDIAFKDNSKASSRKRKFITQLEWVAYRIQQRDIDQSTIVFSKRLFQQFLVDSFSTIESDRLKYMRGHQKDLRADMYKGLTESILKGETDPATVGKRIVLPSSFVGGARYMIQNYQDAMAICSWAGYPDLFITFTCNHKWPELVDFLKIYCLKPEDRPDLVSRLFKIKLNHLIKDIKKGDIFGKVKAVIYTIEFQKRGLPHAHILVFLQPSYRFVQPHEIDKIISAEIPDKDRDPELYKIVSSLMIHGPCGAQNRNSPCMQKGKCTKRFPRKFVDATVIDAEGYPIYRRRDDGVFIQKGESFLDNRYVVPYNKQLLLKYNAHINVEWCNQSRSIKYLFKYVNKGHDRVTIGFYTGANDKDNAELIDEIKMYYDCRYLSACEAAWRIFSFDINYREPSVERLSFHLEDEQCVIFPDDASIEEVVNKPHIDSTKFLAWMDANKKYPEARNLTYSEFPTKFVWKEKEHRWTPRQRGFSVGRLHYAAPGSGQLFYLRTLLNYVKGPTSYDDIKTVNNIKHNTFKDACFALGLLDDDKEFVDAIMEASHWGTGSFLRSLFATLLVSNQISRPDFVWNKTWEYLSDDILHRQRQLLSFHDLVLTVDQLKSYALAEIEILLQSNNKSLEDYPEMPQPDRALLPERQNRLIYDELNYDRRSLLEEHRNLMSTMTTEQMRIYERIMKRINENRSGLFFLYGYGGTGKTYIWRAMSAAIRSRGEIVLTVASSGIASLLIPGGRTAHSRFAIPIEVHECSTCNIAPKDPLAELIRRAKLIIWDEAPMMHKHCFEAVDRTFQDIMQNKNIPFGGKVVVLGGDFRQILPVIPKGTRHEVVHSTINSSHLWNYCEVLTLTTNMRLLTGGIDADIEERKSFSEWILGIGDGSIGDANDVDITVQIPHDLLIPSFGDPLSAIVESTYPNLLHNLNDPSFFQERAILTPKNTIVDALNYYILDLIPGEEKTYLSYDSPCNARSDINTPDDVHTPEFLNTIVSSGLPNHKLKLKVGVPVMLLRNIDQSLGLCNGTRLIITKMGRYVLEGKIISGNNVGHKVFIPRLSLTPTDKRIPFKFQRRQFPLTVSFAMTINKSQGQSLKYVGVYLPQSIFSHGQLYVALSRVTSKKGLKILITNDEGEDTNVTQNVVYKEVFHIVQ, from the exons ATGGCAGAAGGAACTGGAAGGCATGATTCTTCCAAGAGAATTAGAACACATATAAATATATTCTGCAATCagggaaataataataatattggaaCAACCAATAGGATTCCATTCTGCAATATTACTAATg TTGGTTCTTCATCATATGAATTGCACTCCTCTACAAAAAGATTTGCACCAACACCAAGTTCATTGACAGCAGGGAAATATACCATATATAATGGCACACTTACTAATCATTCAAGGGATGCACAAGGAGCATCATATGTTCGGGATTTGTCTTCTATTGAACCACGTCATATTTCATTTCAAG ATATTGATATTACATTGGATGATGAGCATGAGGCGAACAAAGTGATATGCACTAATAATGCCGAAAATTCTGATATACCTTCTAATCAAG GAATTCCTTTCCAAATAGAAAATATCAATGAATTTGTCGAAGAATTACATGATACTGCTCAGTCAG CAAAtgaatatttagaatattttaatATTGGCCAACCAAATTGGATATGCGGAGATTGTGGTGCAATGATGTGGTATGAAGAGCGTGTTGATAAGCAGAAGAAGCCAGAAAATCCAAAATTTTCATTGTGTTGCAGCCAAGGCAGTATTGAAATTGCTCCATATACTCGCCTACCAGAACCTTTGTATGATTTATATCACACACATGATAGAAGGAGTAAATTCTTTTTAGAAAATATTAGATCTTTCAACAGCATGTTTGCCTTCACTTCAATGGGTGGAAAAATTAATACGTCATTAAATGATGGGAATGCACCTCCAATGTTTGTGATGAACGGTGAGAATTATCATCAAATTGGAAGTCTGTTGCCGTTGCCaggaaaaagtccaaaatttgcTCAACTATATATACATGACACTGATAATGAAATCGCCAATAGAATGGCTGTTGTTAG GATGGAAGGTGATGATTTGGCAtttaaatcattaattgttcGTGATATAAGGGAAGCATTAGATAACTGCGACAATCCATATGTACAAACATACAAGACAATTCGTGATACAATAGCAACACAGGATTCTCCTTCTGTTAAATTGAGAATATTAGGCAAGAGAGGTCGTGATGGTAGAAGATATAACCTTCCATCTGCATCTGAGGTCGCTGCCTTGGTTGTTGGTGATTTTGATGCTGCAGACTTCGATAGAGATGTGGTTGTAGAGACCCAGTCCGGATTGTTACACCGTATATCTACATTTGAACCAGCTTATTGGCCATTACAATATCCACTTTTATTTCCTAGAGGAGAAGATGGGTATAGAAGAGATATTGCTTTCAAAGACAATTCAAAAGCATCTTCaaggaaaagaaagtttattacgCAATTGGAGTGGGTTGCTTATAGAATTCAACAAAGAGATATAGACCAATCAACAATTGTGTTTTCTAAAAGGTTATTTCAGCAATTTTTGGTTGATTCGTTCAGTACAATAGAATCTGATCGCTTGAAATACATGCGAGGTCATCAAAAAGACTTGAGAGCTGACATGTACAAGGGGTTAACTGAATCTATTCTCAAAGGAGAAACTGATCCAGCTACTGTTGGAAAGAGAATTGTTTTGCCATCTTCTTTTGTCGGTGGAGCAAGATATATGATTCAAAACTATCAAGATGCTATGGCTATATGTTCTTGGGCTGGATATCCTGATCTGTTCATCACGTTTACGTGTAATCATAAATGGCCTGAACTGGTTGATTTTTTAAAGATATATTGTCTCAAACCAGAGGATCGACCCGACTTAGTTAGTCGGTTGTTCAAAATTAAACTTAACCACCTGATAAAAGACATTAAGAAGGGGGATATTTTTGGCAAAGTCAAAGCAG tGATATATACTATTGAATTTCAAAAGCGTGGACTGCCACATGCACACATATTGGTTTTCTTGCAACCAAGTTATAGGTTCGTCCAACCTCATGAGATTGACAAAATAATATCTGCTGAGATTCCCGATAAGGATAGAGATCCAGAGCTGTATAAGATTGTATCTTCGCTTATGATACATGGTCCATGCGGTGCTCAAAATAGAAACTCTCCTTGCATGCAAAAAGGCAAGTGCACCAAACGGTTTCCACGAAAATTTGTTGATGCTACAGTTATTGACGCTGAAGGTTATCCTATCTATAGAAGAAGGGATGATGGAGTGTTTATTCAAAAAGGCGAATCATTTCTTGATAATAGATATGTTGTTCCATATAATAAACAGTTGTTGTTGAAATATAATGCTCATATCAATGTTGAGTGGTGCAATCAGTCAAGAtctattaaatatttgtttaaatatgTCAACAAAGGACATGATCGTGTTACAATTGGATTTTACACGGGTGCTAATGATAAAGATAATGCCGAGCTCATTGATGAAATAAAGATGTATTATGACTGTAGATATCTATCAGCATGTGAAGCTGCTTGGAGGATATTTTCGTTTGATATCAATTACAGGGAGCCATCGGTTGAAAGACTGAGTTTTCATCTTGAGGACGAGCAATGCGTTATTTTTCCAGATGATGCTTCAATTGAAGAGGTAGTCAATAAACCACATATAGACTCCACCAAATTTTTGGCATGGATGGATGCTAACAAAAAATATCCTGAAGCAAGAAATCTTACATACAGTGAGTTTCCTACAAAGTTTGTATGGAAAGAAAAGGAGCATCGATGGACTCCACGTCAAAGGGGTTTTTCAGTTGGAAGACTGCATTATGCGGCACCTGGATCTGGACAATTATTCTATTTGAGAACTTTGTTGAATTATGTGAAAGGTCCTACATCTTATGATGATATCAAAACAGTTAATAATATAAAGCATAACACTTTCAAGGATGCTTGCTTTGCCTTAGGATTGCTGGACGATGACAAAGAGTTTGTAGATGCAATTATGGAGGCGAGTCATTGGGGTACCGGGAGCTTTTTACGCAGTTTATTTGCCACTCTGTTAGTGTCAAATCAAATAAGTCGACCAGATTTTGTTTGGAATAAGACATGGGAGTATTTGTCTGATGATATTTTGCACCGACAGAGACAATTATTGTCTTTTCAtg ACTTGGTCTTGACTGTTGATCAATTGAAGAGTTATGCTTTGGCTGAAATTGAGATTTTATTGCAAAGTAATAACAAAAGCTTGGAAGATTATCCTGAGATGCCTCAACCAGATAGAGCATTGTTACCCGAGAGGCAAAATAGATTGATTTATGATGAGTTGAATTATGACAGGCGGTCACTGTTAGAAGAGCATCGTAATTTGATGTCAACAATGACAACTGAACAAATGAGAATATATGAAAGGATCATGAAAAGGATCAATGAAAATAGATCGGGACTTTTTTTTCTATATGGTTATGGAGGAACTGGAAAAACTTACATTTGGAGAGCAATGTCTGCAGCAATAAGATCAAGGGGTGAGATTGTTCTAACCGTCGCATCGAGTGGGATAGCTTCTTTGCTAATTCCGGGTGGAAGAACTGCACACTCAAGATTTGCCATCCCTATAGAAGTTCATGAATGCTCGACGTGTAATATCGCTCCAAAAGACCCTTTAGCTGAGTTAATACGTCGTGCAAAGTTAATAATATGGGATGAAGCCCCTATGATGCACAAGCATTGTTTTGAAGCTGTTGATCGTACTTTTCAAGATATAATGCAAAATAAAAATATCCCATTTGGCGGAAAAGTAGTTGTTTTGGGTGGAGATTTTCGTCAGATCCTTCCTGTTATTCCTAAAGGAACAAGACACGAAGTTGTGCATTCAACTATAAATTCTTCTCATCTTTGGAATTATTGTGAAGTGCTTACACTGACCACTAATATGAGACTTCTGACTGGAGGTATAGATGCTGACATTGAAGAGAGAAAGAGTTTTTCGGAATGGATATTGGGAATTGGCGATGGAAGTATTGGAGATGCTAATGACGTAGATATCACAGTGCAGATACCACATGATTTGTTGATTCCTAGCTTTGGAGATCCACTTTCAGCTATTGTGGAAAGCACGTATCCAAATCTTTTACACAACTTGAATGATCCGTCTTTTTTTCAAGAGAGGGCAATATTAACTCCTAAAAATACCATTGTTGATGCCCTCAATTATTATATATTGGATTTAATACCTGGAGAAGAAAAAACTTATTTGAGTTATGATTCTCCATGTAATGCTAGGTCAGACATTAACACGCCAGATGATGTGCATACTCCTGAATTTCTAAACACCATTGTATCTTCAGGACTACCAAATCACAAGTTGAAATTAAAAGTTGGAGTCCCAGTAATGTTGTTGAGAAATATTGACCAGTCGTTGGGATTGTGCAATGGCACCCGATTGATAATTACAAAAATGGGAAGATATGTCCTTGAAGGTAAGATTATATCAGGTAACAATGTTGGTCATAAGGTTTTTATTCCAAGGTTATCACTGACTCCAACCGATAAAAGAATCCCTTTCAAATTTCAACGTCGGCAATTTCCATTGACTGTATCATTTGCTATGACAATCAACAAGAGTCAAGGTCAGTCACTTAAATATGTAGGAGTATATCTTCCCCAGTCAATTTTTTCTCATGGGCAATTATATGTTGCATTGTCAAGAGTTACTTCAAAGAAAGGCTTAAAGATACTGATAACCAACGACGAAGGTGAAGATACAAATGTAACTCAGAATGTCGTTTACAAAGAAGTCTTTCATATTGTTCAATAA